The Bacillus sp. NEB1478 genome contains the following window.
GCTGCTTTTAAAATCGCAAGACAATACCACCAGCAAAAAGGACAAAATAATCGATACAAAATTGTTTCACGTTATCGTGCTTATCATGGCAATTCAATGGGGGCCTTAGCAGCAACGGGTCAAGCACAGAGAAAATACAAATATGAGCCGCTTGCACCTGGGTTTCTTCATGTTTCACCTCCAGACACTTATCGGATGCTTGATTCTGATCTGGAGGATGCACATAAAATGGCTTGTGTACAAGAAATCGATCGGATGATGACGTGGGAACTTAGTGAGACAGTAGCAGCGATGATTATGGAACCTATTATTACAGGTGGCGGCGTGTTGATGCCTCCTGATGGATACATGAAGGCAGTCAAAGAAACCTGCGATAAACATGGTGCTCTACTTATTGTAGATGAAGTTATCTGCGGGTTTGGTCGAACAGGAAAGTCATTTGGCTTTATGAATTATGATGTGCAGCCGGACATCATTACAATGGCAAAAGGCATAACATCTGCTTACTTGCCGCTTTCTGCAACAGCGGTAAAGAAAGAGGTGTATGAGGCGTTTAAAGGAAATGATGAATACGATTTCTTTAGACATATCAACACATTCGGCGGTAATCCTGCAGCTTGTGCACTGGCTTTGAAAAATCTTGAAATCATGGAAAATGAAAAGCTGTTCGATCGTTCTAGAGAATTAGGTGATCTATTATTAAACGAATTACAAACTCGATTACAAAACAATCCATATGTTGGTGATATTCGCGGTAAGGGACTTCTCGTCGGCATTGAACTTGTAAAAGATAAGGAAACGAAAGAGCCGCTTGCATCAAACGCTGTAAATGAAGTGATCGGAATCTGTAAAAAGAATGGACTGATCATCGGGAAAAACGGGGTGACAGTAGCAGGCTATAATAATGTATTAACAATAGCGCCTCCGTTAAGTATTGAAAACGATGATTTAGCATTTATCATTCAAACTCTCTCAAATGGATTGAAGGCATTAGTAAATTAAAGGATAAACAAAAGTGAAAATAATTAAATTGGATTTAGAGAAACTGATGCTAGCGTTATCTTTAGACAACTTTACAATTGAAAACAGACATTTAAACGGTTGTCATTAGAATTGGATGAGGATAGAAAAGTTTTTGTCTATTATTTAAATGGATAATCATTTCGAGAATAGCATTGTCTTGATATGACAGTGCTATTTTCATATTCAAGAAGGCGTGATAAAAGAACACTTAGGTAGCCAAGTGTTCTAGGGATGCGGACTACTTATTTTTTTAGTGTTTCTTCTATATTTAAGGGTTCAAAATGTTGTTTTGTAGATCTTTCATGGCATGATGAAGACTTGAAAAAGTCGGGATATCTTTCATATCTATACCAAGCTGGACCATGGTTTGAGCGATTTCCGGTCTTAAACCAGTCAACACAGTCTCAATCCCAGTTAGTTTTAAAGCATTTACAACTTTGAATATCCGGTCTGCTACCATAGTGTCTATAATAGGTACTCCGGATAGATCGATTATTAAAAAAGACAAGTCATATTCGGTTCCTTTGTTTAGGGCTTTATTCATAAGTTCTTGTGCCCTCTTTGTGTCAATATCTCCTACAAGAGGAAGAACTCCGATTTCATCCGTTACTTTTATAAGGGGAATAGAGAGTTCTAATGCGGTTGCCTCTGCTGCGTTTATTCTTGTGTAATATTGGCGTGAGTAGGAAACACTCAACCAATGTATCGCACGATCGACCACGAAGTTAAAGCGCGAAAGAATCGCATAAAAATCGTCAAGAGATAGATTAAAGTTTTCTGCTTCATCTTTAATAATAGTACCAATTGTATCTCGATTGATGCGTACCTCTTCTAAAGCGATCTCAATAGGTAAATCTAAATCAACTAGCAAATTTACTGCGTTTGTTCCCCATTCTTTTAAAGTATTAAAAGATACCTCAAGATCTTCGGTAACAGAAAGTGCATAAATTTCTATAAGATTATGCCGCCATTCAAATAAATTATCATTCACTTGATTTGAATATTTTTGAATGTTAGTTCTTGAAATTTGTTCAATCAGTTCTTCTTTGACACTCAATATTTTAGTAGATATTTTTTGAGCCTTGTTTCGATCAATAGTAGTATATGAACTCAATTTTAGGAATGCCCCCACAACAATATTTCCTTTTATCTTACCACAAGATTAATAAAGGACATTAAATTATTCTGTGTTAAGTTATTCCACTCAATAATTATGTAACGTAATAATGATTTGCCAATAAATAAATTATATGTAATTTGGGAAGGTGTTTTTTATGTCAGTTGAACGTGGTGCAATGATCAGATCCATAATGGAGTGGAAGATGCGATACTCATAACAAAATGGATAAAACGGACTACATACAAAAAATTGAACATTGGATTTCTGGTGAATTTAAAAAGGTAAATAAGGGTTTTACAGGAAACTATGAAACCATCAAATCATCTGAACATGAAGTCGTTCTTCGGCTACCAGCAGAAGATGAGACATTCTACTTTAAGTCGACAGGGAAGGCATGGGCGTATGAAAGTCCGCTCAGCGCCCATTTATCATTATATCAGCCAAGAAAAACGACTGATATCGATGAAGGAGATATCAGGAACTCTATTAAGACAAAAGAGAGACAAGAAAGTTTGGCAGAGAGCTCTTAGGGAATATGCCGAACTGCAGGTGAAGGAAGTAAAGCACATACAAGAGCTTATTGATCTTGGTGTTCCTGACAGGAGAATTTTTGTCCTGAAGAAACAGATTAACCAACAAGAAGAGATGTGCCAGACGGGGCTTAGTGTAGAAGAAACTAAGACCATTATTAAATTGAGGTCAGAATTGGTGGGAATGTGCGATTTGATGGAGGGATTGATACCGCCATCACTTGATCATGGAGATTTACACACGGCTAATATCTATGATCGAGAAGGGAAATCTGTTTTTATTGATTAGGGAGATGCTTCTGTCACACATCCATTCTTCAGCACTCGTATTTTCTGGAATTCCCTCTATGAGCTGATTGAGGATGATGAGGACTGGCTGGACATGACCAATGAATTCCGAACGTATTATTTAGAGCCATGGACTGCTTTTGGAAAAATGGAAGAGCTTGAAAAGTTATTGAAGGTTTCCGGTCAGCTCGGATGCCTGCACCGAGGAATCGGATGGCACCTTTATACTCTTCCCTTTCAGGATTTTCCAGAGTTCAAGAAAAGACCGGCACAGTGGCACAGTGCTAAATTTAATTGAATCAACTAGTTGAAGTCCTTTTGTAAGGGTGTTTCTTTTCAATAATGTTCGAAAGCCAAATATTAGCGGCAAATACAACTAAATATACGAAAAAAGATAAATATAATTTCCAGCCTGTATACGTAAAAACATGAAATTTCACTGAAATCCATTCTATAGAAATCGCTACCCCTGCCCAAAAAATAATATAAGATAGATTCCTTAGGCCTTTGGGTTTGTATTGTTGATAAATATTTACTACAAAGTAAGGAAGAGTGGGGTAAGTTGCAAAGTGTAATATTACATCAAATAATTCATGCGTTTTATGGTCGACCGTAAAGTAAAAATCATTTGGTTTTACACTAATGGTAATATCAGCCACCAAAGCAAGGAAGACATTAAATGTCCAAATAATAATTATGGTAACAATAGACAAGCGTTTAGGTAAAATAAACATAATGGTCCAAGAAAGCACTGTGGAAATGATAATAAATATTTCATTTGCATCAAATTTCTCAGGAAGAGGTAAAATCATATCGTATTCACCTCTTTATTTTTATAAATAAGCTTTTCTAAATAAAAGGAGTAAATAGCCAATAAGAAAATAATTAGACTATATCTGGAATATGAATAAAATACATTCCAATTAACCCATTTCAAATATCCAATATGAACGAAATATATTTCACTTGAAACAAGCGCTGTTAAGAAGATAAAGAGATAAATAAGTTTACTGAAAATAGTTCTCTTAGAGAACAAAATATAAATTAACCATAAAAGTAATGCTGGCTTAAGTGAAAACTCTGGAACTTTTTGTATCCAAAAAATGAATTGACTTGTTGGATCTTGCTTTGTAAGTTTTAAATTTAAATTAATGATTACACCTGTATTTGTAATAAGAATATTTGAGAAAAAATAACATCCCAAGACGTTAGTAACGTTCATTTTCTTCATCAATATGTACAAAGAAATAAAGGATAATATTGCTAACATAAGAAAAAGCCACAATGTTTTCATTTAGTCACCATCTTTATTTTATATGAACATTATTTTATACATAAAGTTTCTAAAATACACAGGATCTAAAGAAAACAAAAGGAAACGTATGATGAACTTTGGCAACCCAAAAAGATTCCATTGTCTTTTAAACTTTATCGGATTGATTTTTAACCAGCTCTGATATTGATTTTGCTAATACAAAATGACTTAGTCTTATATAAGAATCTGGTGCATTTCTTAAAATGGAGAAATGTACTCTTTTTTAATTTTAGAGGTATGTTAGGATTAATTGAATAATGTTAAATTATGTATTAAATATTGAGGTGAACATTAATGGCTAAGGTTATGAATATGATAAGTAATTTACTATTAGATGTTTTCTCTTCTGTAAAAGGCTTTTTGTAGGTTTTATTGTGATTGGGTTAGTGATTGTATTGATCACCGGTATAGATTACTTATTGATTGCTGTATTTGATGCAATTAATTTGTGAAAAACTTAATTTAGCACTTAAAAATGGTTACTGTGTATATAGAAGGAAGGGTGGAGTGATCAACGATGGATATTTATTTACTGATTGTCACAGTAGCGGCTATCGGCATAGTTATCACTACCGTATCCTGGCTGAAATGGCATGCTTTTATCAGTTTAACAATAGCCAGTTTATTTTTGGGTCTGATGGCTGGATTAACTTTAGACAAAATTGTAACCGCTTACGAAAATGGTATAGGAGAAGTCTTAGGTCATTTGGTCGGGATTTTGGCGTTAGGTACAATTCTAGGAAAAATGCTTTCCGAATCAGGAGCCGGACTGCAGATCGGCCATTTTTTTGTAAGGATTTTTGGTGAAAAGCGCTTGCCGTGGGCGATGATGCTTTCAGGTTTTATCATTGGGATTCCTGTTTTTTTTGAAGTAGGTATTTTAATTTTATTGCCTTTAGTTATTTCGTTACATAAAACAACGAAGCAAAATATTTTATTGGTTGCTCTTCCGGTTATTGCAAGTCTTTCGATTGTAGACGGTCTTGTTCCACCGCGTCCTGGCGCACTTGCTGCTATCAGCATATATGATGCCAATCTTGGTAAGGTTCTTCTTTACTCTCTCGTAATAGCATTACTTGCTGCAGTTATTGCCGGTCCATTGTTTGCAAAATGGGTGTACAAACGCGTTGTACCTGAAAATGAACCGGAATTAATCCGAATTGATACGGAAGTAAAAGAACTGCCAAGCTCAAGGGTGTCATTCTTTATTATTTTACTACCAGTCATTCTTATGATCCTTACCTCATTAGCACTATATGTACAGCTTCCAGAAAGCTTGCAGAAAATCTTTGCACTTATAGGAGACCCGGTAATTGCACTATTAATTGCCGTATTTGCAGCCTACTATTTTCTTGGATTTCGTAAAGGGATGGATAGAGACCTTATTAAAAAATTCACAGAGGATAGCTTGCTGCCAGTAGGTTCAATCGTTTTAATAATCGGTGCAGGCGGCGGATTTAAACAGATACTGATCGATAGCGGTGTCGGTGATACAATGGGCAGCATGTCTGAAAATCTATCTCTGTCTCCGCTCGTGATGGCCTTTGTCATTGCATGCTTAATTCGAATTGCAACAGGATCAGCAACGGTCGCCTTAACAACAGCAGCCGGTATTGTTTCTCCAATCATTGAGCATATGTCCGGTGTCAATCTGGAATTGCTAGTTATAGCAACAGCTGCAGGATCAATGATGTTTTCGCATGTAAACGATCCAGGCTTTTGGATGGTAAAAGAATATCTTGGATTAACCGTTTCGGAAACCTTCAAAACGTTGAGCGTGCTCGAAACCATTCTTTCTATAACCGCATTTGCATGTGCCTTGGTGCTTAATGTATTTATATGAAAATTATAAACACCCCAGTAGGATTGTAGATTAAGGCTTGATATTTATTGTGAAGCTTTGGAGGCACAGGATTTTTTAAATCAATATGCACCAAATCGTGATTCTGATTTTTATACGGTGGAAGGACAAGTGAAACGTTATACATATTGAACATCAGTGCATTTCTTTAAGAAGGAAAAATGCCCTTATAAATTGAATTAAATGTGAGGAATTGTGTTAAAAGTTGCTGTCTTAGAAGTATGGAAAATTTGACATTACCGCACAAAGATAAGGAGTGAAGT
Protein-coding sequences here:
- a CDS encoding aspartate aminotransferase family protein, producing MVPKVDQSQDVRKKDDQFVWHSMKPYNPNSTMVVTSSKGAWVTDINGDKYLDAMAGLWCVNVGYGRTELADAAYEQLKEMAYFPLTHSHLPAVKLAEKLNEMLGGDYVIFFSNSGSEANEAAFKIARQYHQQKGQNNRYKIVSRYRAYHGNSMGALAATGQAQRKYKYEPLAPGFLHVSPPDTYRMLDSDLEDAHKMACVQEIDRMMTWELSETVAAMIMEPIITGGGVLMPPDGYMKAVKETCDKHGALLIVDEVICGFGRTGKSFGFMNYDVQPDIITMAKGITSAYLPLSATAVKKEVYEAFKGNDEYDFFRHINTFGGNPAACALALKNLEIMENEKLFDRSRELGDLLLNELQTRLQNNPYVGDIRGKGLLVGIELVKDKETKEPLASNAVNEVIGICKKNGLIIGKNGVTVAGYNNVLTIAPPLSIENDDLAFIIQTLSNGLKALVN
- a CDS encoding STAS domain-containing protein; this encodes MSSYTTIDRNKAQKISTKILSVKEELIEQISRTNIQKYSNQVNDNLFEWRHNLIEIYALSVTEDLEVSFNTLKEWGTNAVNLLVDLDLPIEIALEEVRINRDTIGTIIKDEAENFNLSLDDFYAILSRFNFVVDRAIHWLSVSYSRQYYTRINAAEATALELSIPLIKVTDEIGVLPLVGDIDTKRAQELMNKALNKGTEYDLSFLIIDLSGVPIIDTMVADRIFKVVNALKLTGIETVLTGLRPEIAQTMVQLGIDMKDIPTFSSLHHAMKDLQNNILNP
- a CDS encoding gluconate:H+ symporter codes for the protein MDIYLLIVTVAAIGIVITTVSWLKWHAFISLTIASLFLGLMAGLTLDKIVTAYENGIGEVLGHLVGILALGTILGKMLSESGAGLQIGHFFVRIFGEKRLPWAMMLSGFIIGIPVFFEVGILILLPLVISLHKTTKQNILLVALPVIASLSIVDGLVPPRPGALAAISIYDANLGKVLLYSLVIALLAAVIAGPLFAKWVYKRVVPENEPELIRIDTEVKELPSSRVSFFIILLPVILMILTSLALYVQLPESLQKIFALIGDPVIALLIAVFAAYYFLGFRKGMDRDLIKKFTEDSLLPVGSIVLIIGAGGGFKQILIDSGVGDTMGSMSENLSLSPLVMAFVIACLIRIATGSATVALTTAAGIVSPIIEHMSGVNLELLVIATAAGSMMFSHVNDPGFWMVKEYLGLTVSETFKTLSVLETILSITAFACALVLNVFI